The Inquilinus sp. Marseille-Q2685 genome has a window encoding:
- a CDS encoding amino acid ABC transporter ATP-binding protein, translating to MTATQATATQPEILIQMSGVNKWYGEFHVLRDINFAVEKGEKVVICGPSGSGKSTLIRCLNRLEEHQKGSIVVDGIELTNDVKNIDAIRREVGMVFQQFNLFPHLTVLENLTLAPIWVRKVPKKEAEETAMYFLKRVKIPEQAQKYPGQLSGGQQQRVAIARSLCMKPKILLFDEPTSALDPEMIKEVLDVMVELAREGITMICVTHEMGFARTVANRVIFMDRGQIVEQNEPEEFFKNPKSDRTKLFLSQILAH from the coding sequence ATGACTGCGACGCAAGCGACCGCGACCCAGCCGGAAATCCTGATCCAGATGTCCGGGGTCAACAAATGGTACGGCGAGTTCCATGTCCTGCGGGACATCAACTTCGCCGTCGAGAAGGGCGAGAAGGTGGTGATCTGCGGGCCCTCGGGCTCCGGCAAGTCGACCCTGATCCGCTGCCTGAACCGGCTGGAAGAGCACCAGAAGGGCTCGATCGTCGTCGACGGCATCGAGCTGACCAATGACGTCAAGAACATCGACGCCATCCGCCGCGAGGTCGGCATGGTGTTCCAGCAGTTCAACCTGTTCCCGCACCTGACGGTGCTGGAGAACCTGACCCTCGCCCCGATCTGGGTCCGCAAGGTCCCGAAGAAGGAGGCCGAGGAGACGGCGATGTACTTCCTCAAGCGGGTCAAGATCCCCGAGCAGGCGCAGAAGTATCCGGGGCAGCTGTCCGGCGGCCAGCAGCAGCGCGTGGCGATCGCGCGATCGCTGTGCATGAAGCCGAAGATCCTGCTGTTCGACGAGCCGACCTCGGCGCTCGATCCCGAGATGATCAAGGAAGTGCTCGACGTCATGGTCGAACTGGCCCGCGAAGGCATCACCATGATCTGCGTCACCCACGAGATGGGCTTCGCCCGGACCGTGGCGAACCGGGTGATCTTCATGGATCGCGGCCAGATCGTGGAGCAGAACGAGCCGGAGGAATTCTTCAAGAACCCGAAGTCGGACCGGACCAAGCTGTTCCTGAGCCAGATCCTGGCACATTGA
- a CDS encoding amino acid ABC transporter permease, producing the protein MSDGRSLTDPFVATGEIPAQPPPSSAVGPIAWLRRNLFSTWYNVILTLAIAYLLYLVVPPLISWAFIDPVWGPATPDQPAREVVDACRAAAGACWAFIGEKYRLIFFGLYPYGEEWRPVLAMILMVGVVVISTMRRFWSRWLIWAWVVVIVAAIALMYGAIPLGFVDIPVPGLSIVETVKWGGLPLTIGLSMVGLAVAFPFGILLALGRASAMPVARVLSVTYIEMIRGVPLITVLFMSSYLFPLFLPTGWNFNGLLRTQIAIILFSAAYLAEVVRGGLQALPKGQFEAADSLGLGYWQKQRLIILPQAIRVSIPALVNSFIGVFMDTTLITTVSMYDILQGARAGLADAIWGPYYKEAYVFVALIFFVFCFSMSRYSQYLEKYLNIGTRRR; encoded by the coding sequence ATGTCGGACGGACGCTCCCTCACCGATCCCTTCGTCGCCACCGGCGAGATCCCGGCCCAGCCGCCGCCCAGCAGCGCCGTCGGGCCGATCGCCTGGCTGCGGCGCAATCTCTTCAGCACCTGGTACAACGTCATCCTGACCCTGGCGATCGCCTATCTGTTGTATCTGGTGGTGCCGCCGCTGATCTCCTGGGCGTTCATCGACCCGGTCTGGGGGCCGGCGACGCCGGATCAGCCGGCCCGCGAGGTGGTGGACGCCTGTCGCGCCGCCGCGGGGGCATGCTGGGCCTTCATCGGCGAGAAGTACCGGCTGATCTTCTTCGGCCTCTACCCCTATGGCGAGGAATGGCGGCCGGTCCTGGCCATGATCCTGATGGTCGGGGTCGTGGTCATCAGCACGATGCGCCGGTTCTGGAGCCGGTGGCTGATCTGGGCCTGGGTCGTGGTGATCGTGGCGGCGATCGCGCTGATGTACGGGGCCATCCCCCTCGGCTTCGTCGACATTCCCGTTCCGGGCCTGAGCATCGTCGAAACCGTGAAATGGGGCGGCCTGCCTCTGACCATCGGCCTGTCGATGGTGGGCCTCGCGGTCGCCTTCCCCTTCGGCATCCTCCTGGCGCTCGGCCGCGCCTCCGCGATGCCGGTCGCGCGGGTGCTCTCCGTGACCTATATCGAGATGATCCGCGGCGTCCCGCTGATCACCGTGCTGTTCATGTCGAGCTACCTGTTCCCGCTGTTCCTGCCGACGGGATGGAACTTCAACGGGCTGCTGCGGACCCAGATCGCGATCATCCTGTTCTCGGCCGCCTATCTGGCCGAGGTCGTGCGCGGCGGGCTGCAGGCGCTGCCGAAGGGCCAGTTCGAGGCCGCCGACAGCCTCGGCCTCGGCTACTGGCAGAAGCAGCGGCTGATCATCCTGCCGCAGGCGATACGGGTGTCGATCCCGGCCCTGGTCAACTCGTTCATCGGCGTCTTCATGGACACGACGCTGATCACGACGGTCAGCATGTACGACATCCTGCAAGGCGCCCGCGCCGGCTTGGCCGACGCGATCTGGGGGCCGTACTACAAGGAAGCCTATGTGTTCGTGGCGCTGATCTTCTTCGTGTTCTGTTTCTCCATGTCGCGCTATTCGCAGTATCTGGAGAAGTATCTGAACATCGGTACGCGCCGCCGCTGA